Proteins from a single region of Desulfobacter postgatei 2ac9:
- a CDS encoding tetratricopeptide repeat protein yields MADSRNLPKNADEQIARLRHALVQNAECGTTHYNLAVALIGKQEFAEAEKELHDAIDCSPTLSEAYVQLGGLCLQSGDLEGCFRFNQQATKARAGFAEGYANMAFVLLQLVDGKDAKEDEEKVDKAIKNLKKAIIHNKNFIQAYTTLGTAYFMKGLVAEGVKANLQALSVEPNFPIAHNNLAVAYLELKDYEQAIKHCDIAVDLGFEVNPALLDELAPHRDI; encoded by the coding sequence ATGGCCGATTCCAGAAACCTGCCTAAAAATGCAGACGAGCAGATCGCACGGCTCAGACACGCACTGGTCCAAAATGCCGAATGCGGCACAACCCATTATAATCTGGCTGTTGCGCTGATCGGCAAGCAGGAGTTTGCGGAAGCGGAAAAAGAACTTCATGACGCCATTGACTGCAGCCCTACCCTGTCCGAGGCTTATGTGCAGCTTGGCGGCCTGTGTCTGCAAAGTGGTGACCTTGAGGGGTGTTTCCGGTTCAACCAGCAGGCCACCAAGGCCCGGGCCGGCTTTGCCGAAGGCTATGCCAACATGGCCTTTGTTCTGCTGCAGCTGGTGGACGGCAAGGATGCCAAAGAAGATGAAGAAAAAGTGGACAAGGCCATTAAAAATTTAAAGAAGGCCATTATCCATAATAAAAATTTCATCCAGGCATACACGACGCTGGGAACCGCCTATTTTATGAAAGGACTGGTGGCAGAGGGGGTCAAGGCCAATCTTCAGGCCCTGTCCGTGGAACCTAACTTCCCTATTGCCCATAACAACCTGGCCGTGGCCTATCTGGAACTTAAAGATTACGAGCAGGCCATCAAACATTGTGATATTGCCGTGGATTTAGGTTTTGAAGTCAACCCGGCACTGCTGGATGAGCTTGCACCCCATCGGGACATATAA
- a CDS encoding lytic transglycosylase domain-containing protein, which yields MKSAKGKDRSVKVPGFRAIFFLFAWLCLTSPCTALGDIYKCIEPDGVNFTNTPTSNRNCTFYLKENSGDELLARTRRFKAGPDVYNDIISRAASAFGVDHALIKAVIHAESCFDPNAVSTQGARGLMQIMPQNDASLNISNPFDPSQNIMGGTRYLKRMLIRYNEKLALALAAYNAGPSAVDKYNKIPPYEETQTYVQKVMSLYSRYKSS from the coding sequence TTGAAAAGCGCAAAAGGAAAAGATAGGTCGGTAAAGGTTCCGGGGTTTAGGGCGATATTTTTTCTTTTCGCATGGCTGTGCCTGACATCTCCCTGCACGGCCCTGGGGGACATATACAAGTGCATTGAGCCCGATGGTGTGAATTTCACCAATACGCCTACTTCTAATAGAAACTGTACCTTTTATCTCAAGGAAAATAGCGGGGACGAGTTACTGGCCCGGACAAGAAGATTCAAGGCCGGGCCTGATGTCTACAACGATATTATTTCCAGAGCCGCCAGTGCCTTTGGTGTGGATCACGCATTGATCAAGGCCGTGATCCATGCCGAGTCCTGTTTTGACCCCAATGCCGTGTCCACCCAAGGGGCAAGGGGGCTTATGCAGATCATGCCCCAGAACGACGCCTCCCTGAATATCTCAAATCCCTTTGATCCGTCCCAGAATATTATGGGCGGAACCCGTTATTTGAAGCGGATGCTCATTCGGTATAATGAGAAACTTGCCCTGGCCCTCGCCGCCTATAACGCAGGTCCATCGGCTGTGGACAAATACAACAAAATTCCACCCTATGAAGAGACCCAGACCTATGTACAAAAGGTGATGTCGTTGTATTCACGGTATAAAAGCAGCTGA
- a CDS encoding YkgJ family cysteine cluster protein, producing MNAENKTDATQARAEIPPEQLSLKSRFKFKCHKGVSCFTECCRGIDIMLTPYDILTMRKKLDIDSEKFLSIFTTPQLLEKADMPVVTLKLLDDERRSCPFVQDKEGCMVYEDRPTTCRYYPLGVGALSYSGEQKDNDQDEFFFMIKEPHCKGFDEPDEWTVGEWREDQGVDLRDEVNEGWLDLMVRKKSLPSSMQLSEQAKQMFFMVCYNIDKFKRFVFESSFLTRYNIPAERVAQIKDDDVKLLQFGFEWLKTTFFHTGEDMFKSKENGGDSTGS from the coding sequence ATGAACGCTGAAAATAAGACAGATGCAACCCAGGCCCGGGCGGAAATTCCGCCGGAGCAGCTTAGCCTTAAAAGCCGGTTTAAATTCAAATGCCATAAAGGCGTCTCCTGTTTTACAGAGTGTTGCAGGGGGATTGATATTATGCTCACCCCCTATGATATTTTAACCATGCGCAAAAAATTGGACATTGATTCCGAGAAATTTTTGTCCATATTTACCACCCCCCAGCTTCTTGAAAAAGCGGATATGCCCGTGGTGACCCTCAAGCTCCTTGATGATGAGCGTAGGTCCTGCCCGTTTGTCCAGGACAAGGAGGGATGCATGGTTTATGAAGACCGTCCTACTACCTGCCGGTACTATCCCCTTGGGGTGGGCGCTTTGAGTTATTCCGGCGAACAAAAGGATAACGATCAGGATGAGTTCTTTTTCATGATCAAGGAGCCCCATTGTAAAGGCTTTGATGAACCGGACGAATGGACCGTAGGGGAATGGCGTGAGGACCAGGGCGTCGATCTGCGTGATGAGGTCAATGAAGGTTGGCTGGATCTCATGGTCCGTAAAAAATCTTTGCCGTCCAGTATGCAGCTCTCCGAACAGGCCAAACAGATGTTTTTCATGGTCTGCTATAATATCGATAAGTTTAAACGGTTCGTGTTTGAATCCTCTTTTCTTACCCGGTACAATATCCCGGCAGAACGGGTGGCCCAGATTAAAGATGATGATGTGAAACTGCTTCAGTTCGGATTTGAATGGTTAAAAACCACTTTTTTCCATACCGGAGAGGATATGTTTAAGTCCAAAGAGAACGGCGGGGACTCAACGGGGTCATAA
- the dapA gene encoding 4-hydroxy-tetrahydrodipicolinate synthase, giving the protein MEQGCYTALITPFTPAGDLDRDGLSGLIDFQIENRITGILATGTTGESPTFKWEEHNLVIDLIAKQTRGKCTCIAGTGSNNTAEAITGTSHAAEQGVDGVLLVDPYYNGPSSLEIRREYYEAVARETPGLNIIPYIIPGRTGAQMLPQDLAILADNCANVTSVKEATGNIDNMKLTRKLCGDGFNIFSGDDALVCRVMADEQIRACGAISVMSNIAPAFMTQMVELLNRGKTQEALAIETALSPLLELVVITTEEESKYGPVKCRARNPLPLKTMMQILGMPSGPCRQPLGKMTQKGFDMALSALKKVQADNPEILAPVASFFNLDIDARLNDTSAHKALWYNY; this is encoded by the coding sequence ATGGAACAAGGATGCTACACAGCACTTATCACCCCGTTCACCCCGGCAGGAGATCTGGACCGGGACGGCCTGTCCGGGCTCATTGATTTCCAGATTGAAAACCGGATTACCGGAATTCTTGCCACCGGCACCACTGGTGAAAGCCCGACATTTAAATGGGAAGAACATAATCTGGTTATTGATTTGATTGCCAAACAGACCAGGGGCAAGTGCACGTGCATCGCAGGCACCGGCTCAAACAACACGGCTGAAGCCATAACCGGTACATCCCATGCCGCAGAACAGGGCGTGGACGGTGTCCTTCTGGTGGATCCCTATTACAACGGGCCCTCCTCCCTTGAAATCCGGCGGGAATATTACGAGGCGGTGGCAAGGGAAACCCCGGGCCTGAATATCATTCCTTATATTATTCCGGGACGTACCGGTGCACAAATGTTGCCCCAGGATCTTGCCATACTTGCGGACAACTGTGCCAATGTAACCAGTGTCAAGGAAGCCACCGGCAATATAGACAACATGAAGCTGACCAGAAAACTTTGCGGGGACGGTTTCAATATCTTTTCCGGAGACGATGCCCTGGTATGCCGCGTCATGGCAGATGAACAGATCCGGGCCTGCGGTGCAATTTCAGTCATGTCAAATATTGCACCGGCATTCATGACCCAAATGGTTGAACTGCTTAACCGGGGTAAAACCCAAGAAGCCCTGGCTATTGAGACCGCATTGTCTCCGTTGCTGGAGCTTGTGGTCATCACTACCGAAGAGGAAAGCAAGTACGGACCTGTCAAATGCCGGGCCAGAAATCCTTTGCCCCTGAAAACCATGATGCAGATCCTTGGCATGCCGTCCGGCCCATGCCGCCAGCCCTTGGGGAAAATGACCCAAAAAGGATTTGATATGGCGCTTTCCGCTTTAAAAAAAGTACAGGCAGACAACCCTGAAATTCTTGCGCCGGTTGCCTCTTTCTTTAATCTGGATATTGACGCCCGCCTGAATGATACGTCGGCCCATAAAGCGTTGTGGTATAATTATTAA
- the galU gene encoding UTP--glucose-1-phosphate uridylyltransferase GalU, whose translation MRVKKAVFPVAGLGTRFIPATKAMAKEMLTVVDKPIIQYAVEEAFAAGIEQIIFVTGRGKKALEDHFDRSYELETMLKTKGKTDLLRQVNELVPRTGTIVYTRQHDPLGLGHAIWCARDIVGDEPFAVLLADDMIQTPDKPVLTKMVEKFERFRASIAAVMEVEKDQTDKYGILDATPLEEDMVRINDMVEKPKPEDAPSNLAIVGRYILTPRIWEYLGKKQAGAGGEIQLTDAMKGLLTEQPIFGYKFKGTRFDCGDKVGFQMANLSFSLERPEMRDKLLDFIKTIKA comes from the coding sequence ATGAGAGTAAAAAAAGCGGTATTCCCGGTAGCAGGTCTTGGCACCCGGTTTATCCCGGCTACGAAGGCCATGGCCAAGGAGATGCTGACCGTAGTGGATAAACCCATTATCCAGTATGCTGTTGAAGAGGCGTTTGCAGCCGGTATTGAGCAAATTATTTTTGTCACGGGCCGGGGCAAAAAAGCCCTCGAAGATCACTTTGACCGCAGCTATGAGTTAGAGACCATGCTCAAAACCAAGGGGAAAACAGACTTGTTGCGGCAGGTCAATGAACTGGTCCCCCGAACCGGTACCATTGTTTACACCCGCCAACATGATCCCCTAGGGCTTGGCCATGCCATCTGGTGCGCCAGGGACATTGTGGGGGATGAACCCTTTGCCGTACTTCTGGCCGACGATATGATCCAAACCCCGGATAAGCCTGTACTCACGAAAATGGTGGAAAAATTTGAACGGTTCCGGGCATCCATTGCCGCGGTCATGGAAGTGGAAAAGGATCAGACCGATAAATATGGCATTCTGGATGCAACCCCTCTGGAAGAGGATATGGTAAGAATCAATGACATGGTGGAAAAACCGAAGCCCGAAGACGCCCCGTCCAACCTGGCCATCGTGGGCCGCTACATCCTTACCCCGAGAATCTGGGAATATCTTGGAAAAAAACAGGCCGGTGCCGGCGGTGAAATCCAGCTCACCGATGCCATGAAGGGACTTTTAACCGAACAACCGATCTTTGGATATAAATTCAAGGGCACCCGGTTTGACTGCGGCGACAAGGTCGGGTTTCAAATGGCTAATCTTTCCTTTTCCCTTGAACGACCGGAAATGCGAGACAAACTGCTTGATTTCATAAAGACGATCAAAGCCTGA
- a CDS encoding diaminopimelate epimerase, with protein sequence MKKIPFSKFTSYGNNFVIVDEVNSPIFGETEKGRFAHFATNMYFGIGSDNFLVVQRCTRKVLDSINQVRGYWDELPDLHEADFIFRMFEPDGTEAFSCGNGLMCIANYLFRTYQLASVKIVTEIPTNHPKIIDIGTERDGQSSWANLGQPRKITQDLFKPEIAQLYDDIILTVDNLEIGFRAHDLEPFSNQTRLTLKGYIVFTGEPHMVIYPEKDGILSGFEEVFFATSEYTSTLGKPAERRVDFGIWLVDRIGLALNNTYKNMFPAGISINFARPISTPGEKGILEYRCFERGIFKETLACGTGAVAVSYISKRLNKIIPGENTILPYRCRLHEPESKIKIHENETGECRIIGFPVMLVNGEFELNHL encoded by the coding sequence ATGAAAAAAATCCCCTTCAGCAAATTTACCTCGTACGGAAACAATTTTGTAATTGTTGACGAAGTGAATTCTCCTATTTTCGGCGAAACAGAAAAGGGGCGATTTGCCCACTTTGCCACCAATATGTATTTCGGAATTGGCTCAGACAATTTTTTGGTTGTTCAAAGATGTACAAGAAAGGTTCTTGATTCAATCAATCAGGTCAGGGGGTACTGGGATGAACTCCCGGACCTACATGAGGCGGATTTTATATTCAGAATGTTTGAACCCGATGGAACAGAGGCGTTTTCCTGCGGGAACGGGCTGATGTGTATCGCCAATTACTTGTTTAGAACCTACCAACTGGCATCCGTTAAAATAGTTACGGAAATACCCACTAACCACCCTAAAATAATTGATATCGGAACGGAACGTGATGGGCAGTCAAGCTGGGCCAATCTAGGGCAGCCACGTAAAATTACGCAGGATTTGTTTAAACCGGAAATTGCCCAATTGTATGACGATATCATCTTGACGGTAGACAACCTTGAAATTGGCTTTCGTGCCCATGACCTTGAACCATTTTCCAATCAGACCCGATTAACCCTTAAAGGCTATATTGTTTTTACAGGAGAGCCTCACATGGTTATTTATCCGGAAAAAGACGGGATACTGAGCGGCTTTGAAGAGGTTTTTTTTGCGACATCAGAGTACACCTCAACTTTAGGAAAACCTGCTGAGCGTCGTGTTGATTTTGGTATCTGGCTGGTCGATCGCATTGGTCTGGCTTTGAACAATACCTATAAAAATATGTTTCCTGCAGGAATAAGCATCAATTTTGCCAGACCGATTTCAACCCCTGGAGAAAAAGGGATTCTTGAATATCGTTGTTTTGAAAGGGGTATCTTCAAGGAAACACTGGCATGTGGAACCGGCGCTGTGGCGGTTTCTTACATATCCAAACGGTTAAATAAAATCATACCTGGGGAAAACACTATTTTGCCATATCGATGCCGGCTTCATGAACCGGAATCTAAAATTAAAATTCATGAAAATGAAACCGGAGAGTGCCGAATAATAGGGTTTCCTGTCATGCTGGTTAATGGTGAATTTGAGTTAAATCATTTATAA
- the dsrA gene encoding dissimilatory-type sulfite reductase subunit alpha: MAKHETPFLDELENGPWPSFVSDLKQQAEVRAKNEKGVEFQIPQDCVDDLLGVVELSYKHGRTHWKHGGIVGVFGYGGGVIGRYCDQPKLFPGVEHFHTMRVNQPCGKYYSTEYLRQLTELWDFRGSGITNMHGATGDIILLGTTTPQLEEVFWTLTHDFNQDLGGSGSNLRTPADCLGQSRCEYSCYDTSALCHFLTNEYQDELHRPAFPYKFKFKFDGCPNCCVASIARSDMSFIGTWKDDIRIDQDAVNKYVENDPAYPANAGAHKGKDWGPFNIQKEVVRLCPTGCMKFENKTLTIDNANCTRCMHCINVMPRALKIGKETGLSILCGAKAPILDGAQMGSLLVPFVEVNADNDYEAITEIIENIWDWWMEEGKNRERLGELIMRQGFQKLLEVTGIEAMPQHVAYPRTNPYIFWKEDEVPGGWERDVDEFRKHHLR, from the coding sequence ATGGCTAAGCATGAAACTCCTTTCTTAGACGAGCTGGAAAACGGCCCGTGGCCTAGCTTTGTTTCTGACCTGAAACAGCAGGCAGAAGTCAGAGCCAAAAACGAAAAAGGCGTTGAATTCCAGATCCCCCAGGATTGTGTAGACGACCTTCTTGGTGTTGTAGAACTTTCTTACAAACATGGCCGGACCCACTGGAAACACGGCGGCATCGTTGGTGTATTCGGCTACGGCGGCGGCGTTATCGGCCGTTACTGCGATCAGCCCAAGCTGTTTCCCGGTGTAGAGCATTTCCACACCATGCGTGTAAACCAGCCTTGCGGTAAATACTATAGCACCGAGTATCTTAGACAATTGACTGAGCTGTGGGACTTCAGGGGCTCCGGAATTACCAATATGCACGGCGCCACCGGCGACATCATTCTGCTGGGTACCACTACGCCCCAGCTGGAAGAGGTATTCTGGACACTGACCCATGATTTCAACCAGGATCTGGGCGGTTCCGGCTCCAACCTGAGAACCCCTGCCGACTGCCTTGGCCAGTCCAGGTGTGAATATTCCTGCTACGACACCAGCGCGCTTTGCCATTTCCTGACCAACGAATATCAGGATGAGCTGCATCGTCCGGCATTCCCCTACAAGTTTAAGTTTAAATTTGACGGCTGCCCCAACTGCTGTGTTGCTTCCATCGCACGTTCCGATATGTCCTTTATCGGTACCTGGAAAGACGACATCCGCATTGATCAGGACGCAGTCAACAAATATGTTGAAAACGATCCTGCATATCCTGCTAATGCCGGTGCCCACAAAGGTAAAGACTGGGGCCCCTTTAACATTCAAAAAGAAGTTGTCAGACTTTGCCCCACAGGCTGCATGAAGTTTGAGAACAAAACCCTGACCATTGACAATGCCAACTGCACCCGCTGCATGCATTGTATCAATGTTATGCCCAGAGCCCTGAAAATTGGTAAAGAAACCGGTCTCTCCATTCTCTGCGGTGCCAAGGCGCCTATCCTTGACGGTGCCCAGATGGGTTCATTGCTGGTTCCCTTTGTTGAAGTCAATGCCGACAATGATTACGAAGCAATTACCGAAATAATTGAAAATATCTGGGATTGGTGGATGGAAGAAGGCAAGAACCGCGAACGTCTTGGTGAGCTGATCATGCGCCAGGGCTTCCAGAAACTTCTGGAAGTAACCGGCATCGAAGCGATGCCCCAGCATGTTGCCTACCCGAGAACCAACCCCTACATCTTCTGGAAAGAAGACGAAGTTCCGGGTGGCTGGGAACGTGACGTTGACGAATTCAGAAAACATCACTTAAGATAA
- a CDS encoding thioredoxin family protein, translating into MDNMTKERIKAWTPLGRPTLGIANTEHPEQKKFETFARQCQEISAAISWRQSTQPAALPGFFLKNNILYSALPLERELLPFLKGLDSLEKPHPVNDIQKTLDNIEAPCRLTLYIALQCPHCPGMVERLIPLAAACEKIYLHIIDGSLFPDKAQEDKAMSAPCLILNDDTRWTGAVAEEEIVDMIVNKESMDLDTKALKTILEDGRAEWITQRMLTTNRLFKGFSGLLLHETWSVRLGAMVVVEALAEKAPALCSDLEKILIEVFSTKDIPVQGDILYALGEIGTPDTRNWIAAQQEALSHEDLKDAAKDAIQSIEDRLNI; encoded by the coding sequence ATGGACAATATGACAAAAGAACGGATCAAGGCCTGGACGCCTTTGGGACGTCCAACCTTAGGCATTGCAAACACAGAACATCCCGAGCAAAAAAAATTCGAAACCTTTGCCCGCCAATGCCAGGAGATATCGGCTGCCATATCCTGGAGGCAGAGTACTCAACCTGCCGCCCTGCCCGGCTTTTTCCTGAAAAATAATATTCTATATTCCGCTCTTCCCCTGGAGCGTGAACTGTTACCTTTTTTAAAAGGCCTGGACTCCCTTGAAAAGCCGCATCCGGTTAATGATATTCAAAAAACTTTGGACAATATCGAAGCGCCCTGCCGACTGACCCTCTATATTGCCCTGCAGTGTCCCCACTGCCCGGGGATGGTTGAGCGGCTGATTCCCCTTGCAGCCGCCTGTGAAAAAATTTATCTTCATATCATTGACGGCTCCCTGTTCCCTGACAAAGCCCAGGAAGATAAAGCGATGTCCGCACCCTGCCTGATTCTCAACGATGATACCCGATGGACCGGGGCAGTGGCGGAAGAAGAAATTGTGGACATGATCGTCAATAAGGAGAGCATGGACCTGGATACAAAGGCCCTGAAAACCATACTGGAAGATGGCCGGGCAGAATGGATTACCCAACGGATGCTCACCACCAACCGCTTGTTCAAAGGATTTTCCGGACTTCTTCTCCATGAAACCTGGTCTGTGCGTTTAGGTGCCATGGTGGTTGTAGAAGCTCTTGCTGAAAAGGCACCAGCCCTGTGTTCGGATTTGGAAAAAATTTTAATTGAGGTATTCAGCACCAAAGATATCCCTGTCCAGGGTGATATTTTATACGCATTGGGAGAAATCGGCACCCCCGACACCCGCAACTGGATTGCCGCACAGCAGGAGGCCCTGTCCCACGAAGATCTCAAGGATGCGGCAAAGGATGCGATTCAATCTATCGAGGACAGATTGAACATCTGA
- a CDS encoding UvrD-helicase domain-containing protein, with translation MKYIADLHIHSKYSRATAKNLDLEHIYHSAQVKGITLVGTGDFTHPAWIQEIEAKLEPAEPGLFALKDEIAKQIDAHVPFLCKGAVRFILQAEISNIYKKGTRVRKNHNLIYLPDLDTAKKFNARLDAIGNIKSDGRPILGLDARNLLEIMLETSEQGFFVPAHIWTPWFSMFGSKSGFDTIEECFGDLSSHIFACETGLSSDPPMNWRVKDLDRVRLISNSDAHSPGYLGRNASVFDTDLAFGAVRRALETHDLTAYKGTLDMYPHQGKYHYDGHRKCGVCLNPDQTAALGGICPECGKPLTLGVLYRVRELADRPEGFTPENRHPHSYLVPLADILAQIFEVGPNTKKVKTHYDKAVNALGPELAILTQLSPEIIEGAGVPLLAQAIQKIRAGDIHIDPGYDGEYGTVNIFTREEKERIQGEKSLFTGPLPRKKAKKTTDEPLRHKKPQSKDVILPSSEKKETPASVSSKNILDGLNPEQERAVKSESRAVVIQAGPGTGKTRTLTARIAWLLRENRAAPENILALTFTNKAAGELTGRIESFMPKQGHLVTAATFHGFCLNTLKRYADFKRGLMEDDLRFEVLGLAVKAVTGEKKVPKKTVSKIDAWISLQKQQLKAPGDESLHDAEESVLEDFDPVWTEVYKTYDRLLQERSLADFEDLIFICFRLFSKDAALLERVRQQYTYIFVDEYQDLNSGQYRLVKLLAQNSHIFVIGDPDQSIYGFRGSDSRFFNRFEHDFLGCEQIRLRRNYRSTQTILDASFQVISMGDDKDNEGRKIYASLDGTQKILINETASESAEAVAVGKIIEKGVGGLSFLSMDKGTGSDSGTDREYAFSDFAVLYRTRHQAMAFAKAFEKAGIPFQTADREHWVDMAGIKDLLALVRIFLGRGSEADQQQFAQFLPRIAELSLPMNTSKLLGTLAGWLDIKALGNTDETLAAALHRLNALADRYSSPCDLLDALRLDQDPDFLDKTVEKVSLMTMHAAKGLEFPVVFVTGCETGTIPFARDGKTVEDPDEERRLFYVAMTRAKEMLYLTYARKRRIFGREQHRNRSCFIDDIEKELARYEKGKTQVKKQKSKDIQLELF, from the coding sequence ATGAAATATATAGCAGATCTGCATATCCATTCAAAATATTCCCGGGCCACGGCCAAAAATTTGGACCTGGAGCATATTTACCACAGCGCCCAGGTTAAAGGCATTACCCTGGTGGGCACAGGGGATTTTACCCATCCGGCCTGGATACAGGAGATAGAAGCTAAACTTGAGCCTGCCGAACCCGGCCTGTTTGCCTTAAAAGATGAAATTGCAAAACAGATTGACGCCCACGTGCCGTTTCTGTGCAAGGGAGCTGTGCGTTTTATTCTCCAGGCTGAGATTTCCAATATATATAAGAAAGGTACAAGGGTCCGCAAAAATCATAATCTGATCTATCTGCCGGATCTGGACACGGCAAAGAAATTTAATGCCCGCCTGGATGCCATCGGCAATATCAAATCCGACGGTCGACCTATTTTAGGGCTGGATGCAAGGAACCTGCTGGAGATCATGCTGGAGACATCCGAACAGGGCTTTTTTGTCCCGGCTCATATCTGGACTCCCTGGTTTTCCATGTTCGGGTCCAAGTCCGGATTTGATACCATTGAAGAGTGCTTTGGTGATTTAAGTTCCCATATCTTTGCCTGTGAGACCGGCCTGTCATCGGACCCGCCCATGAACTGGCGGGTGAAAGATCTGGACCGGGTCCGGCTGATATCCAACTCCGATGCCCATTCCCCGGGATATCTGGGCCGCAACGCTTCGGTGTTTGATACGGATCTGGCCTTTGGTGCGGTGAGACGTGCCCTTGAAACCCATGACCTGACCGCTTACAAAGGCACCCTGGATATGTATCCACACCAGGGAAAATACCACTATGACGGCCACCGCAAATGCGGGGTGTGCCTTAATCCCGACCAGACTGCGGCTTTGGGCGGGATTTGTCCCGAATGCGGCAAACCCCTGACCCTGGGCGTGCTTTACCGGGTCCGGGAACTGGCTGACAGGCCGGAGGGGTTTACACCTGAAAACCGGCATCCCCATTCCTATCTGGTGCCCCTGGCCGATATTTTAGCCCAGATTTTTGAGGTTGGTCCCAATACCAAAAAGGTGAAAACCCATTATGACAAGGCTGTCAATGCCCTGGGGCCGGAACTTGCCATACTTACACAGCTTTCGCCTGAAATCATTGAAGGTGCCGGTGTGCCTTTACTGGCCCAGGCCATACAAAAGATAAGAGCCGGGGATATTCACATTGATCCCGGATATGACGGTGAGTATGGAACGGTCAATATTTTTACCCGGGAGGAAAAGGAGCGTATCCAGGGAGAAAAAAGCCTGTTTACCGGTCCTTTGCCCCGTAAAAAAGCAAAAAAAACGACCGACGAACCGCTTCGCCATAAAAAGCCTCAAAGCAAAGATGTGATATTGCCGTCATCTGAAAAAAAAGAGACCCCGGCATCTGTCAGCTCGAAAAATATCCTTGATGGGCTGAACCCGGAGCAGGAAAGAGCGGTTAAATCCGAATCAAGGGCCGTGGTGATCCAGGCAGGGCCGGGTACGGGAAAAACTCGAACCCTTACGGCCAGAATCGCCTGGCTGCTCCGGGAAAACAGGGCTGCCCCTGAAAACATCCTGGCGTTGACCTTTACAAATAAGGCGGCCGGCGAATTAACCGGTCGGATTGAATCCTTTATGCCAAAACAGGGACACCTTGTGACAGCTGCTACCTTTCACGGCTTCTGCCTTAACACGCTTAAGCGTTATGCAGATTTTAAGCGGGGGCTTATGGAGGATGATCTGCGGTTTGAGGTACTGGGACTGGCCGTCAAAGCGGTGACAGGCGAAAAAAAGGTGCCCAAAAAAACAGTCTCAAAAATAGATGCCTGGATCAGCCTGCAAAAGCAACAATTAAAGGCGCCTGGTGATGAAAGTTTGCATGACGCTGAAGAGAGCGTCCTTGAAGATTTTGATCCGGTCTGGACCGAGGTGTACAAAACCTATGACCGGCTGCTTCAAGAACGCAGCCTGGCAGATTTTGAGGATTTGATTTTCATCTGTTTCAGACTTTTTTCTAAGGATGCGGCTCTGCTTGAACGGGTGCGTCAACAGTATACGTATATTTTTGTGGATGAATACCAGGACCTGAATTCGGGCCAGTACAGACTGGTGAAGCTTCTTGCACAAAACAGTCATATTTTCGTGATTGGTGATCCTGATCAGTCCATTTACGGATTCAGAGGGTCGGACAGCCGGTTTTTCAACCGGTTTGAACACGATTTTTTAGGGTGCGAACAGATACGCCTGCGCCGCAATTACCGGTCCACCCAAACCATCCTGGATGCCTCTTTCCAGGTGATTAGTATGGGTGATGATAAGGATAATGAGGGGCGTAAAATTTATGCAAGCCTTGACGGTACACAAAAAATTTTGATCAATGAAACTGCGAGTGAAAGCGCCGAGGCCGTTGCAGTGGGAAAGATCATTGAAAAAGGGGTAGGGGGCCTCTCTTTTCTCTCCATGGATAAGGGCACGGGATCGGATTCCGGAACGGACAGAGAATATGCCTTTTCCGACTTTGCCGTTCTCTACCGAACCCGGCATCAGGCCATGGCCTTTGCCAAGGCCTTTGAGAAGGCCGGCATCCCTTTTCAGACCGCAGACCGGGAACACTGGGTCGACATGGCAGGTATAAAAGATCTGTTGGCCCTGGTGCGGATTTTTCTTGGCCGTGGCAGTGAGGCTGATCAGCAGCAGTTTGCACAATTTTTACCCAGGATTGCAGAACTTTCACTCCCCATGAACACGTCAAAACTTCTTGGTACCTTGGCAGGTTGGCTGGATATTAAGGCCCTGGGCAACACAGATGAAACGCTGGCAGCAGCATTGCATCGCCTTAACGCACTGGCAGACCGGTACTCCTCTCCCTGTGATCTTCTGGACGCCTTACGGCTGGACCAGGACCCTGACTTCCTGGACAAAACGGTTGAAAAAGTCTCTTTGATGACCATGCATGCCGCCAAAGGTCTTGAATTTCCAGTTGTTTTTGTTACAGGCTGCGAAACCGGCACGATCCCCTTTGCCCGGGACGGAAAAACCGTGGAAGACCCGGATGAGGAACGCCGCCTTTTTTACGTGGCCATGACCCGGGCAAAGGAGATGCTTTATTTGACATATGCACGAAAAAGACGCATATTCGGCCGGGAGCAGCACAGAAACCGGTCCTGTTTTATTGATGATATCGAAAAGGAACTGGCCCGGTATGAAAAGGGAAAAACGCAGGTTAAAAAACAAAAATCCAAGGATATTCAGTTGGAATTATTTTGA